In the genome of Polynucleobacter sp. TSB-Sco08W16, the window GTGACCCTTTTTCGCCATAGCTCAAAGGAATTTCGCTTGAGCTCTTGGCGCATCAATTGAATCACTTGAGACTCAGATAGCCCAAATGATTTTTCAATTGCATCAAATGGGGTTCTATCTTCCCACGCCATTTCAATGAGGCGAGAAATATCAGATTCCGAGAGTAATTGAGATGAGGACTTTGGCACTACGCAAGTTTAAGACTTATTTACTAAACTCGCAGAGTGATCAGGAAAATATGCAAAAAATAGATATTCCAAAGCTAATTTAAGCTAGTCTTGAATGGCCTCATTCAGAACCCTATAAAATAGTGGTGAGACAAAAATTCGAAAGAAGCAAATGAGCCAAAACAATAAAGTCGCCCTCATCACTGGAGCTGGCGTTGGTATCGGTAGAGCAGCTGCTAAAGCCCTGTTACAGGGTGGCTATCAAGTCGTCCTGACTGGTCGCAATTTAGATAAGCTACAAAAAGCAATGAGTGACATTGGCGGTACGGCTGATAACTGCTTAGCAGTTGCCTGTGATGTTGGCAAACCAGATCAAGTCAAAAAACTGTTCGCTGCTATCAGGGAAAAGTTTGGTCGCATCGATGTGCTTTTTAATAATGCCGGTATTGGCGCTCCCGCAATTCCCATGGAAGATCTCACCTACGAACAGTGGATGGATGTAGTCAATGCCAATCTCTGTGGTGCATTCTTATGCTCACAAGAAGCTATTCGAATGATGAAAGCGCAATCTCCGCAAGGCGGAAGAATTATCA includes:
- a CDS encoding TIGR03643 family protein, which produces MPKSSSQLLSESDISRLIEMAWEDRTPFDAIEKSFGLSESQVIQLMRQELKRNSFELWRKRVTGRATKHVALRSKLVDRAYCPTQYKNK
- a CDS encoding SDR family oxidoreductase, which encodes MSQNNKVALITGAGVGIGRAAAKALLQGGYQVVLTGRNLDKLQKAMSDIGGTADNCLAVACDVGKPDQVKKLFAAIREKFGRIDVLFNNAGIGAPAIPMEDLTYEQWMDVVNANLCGAFLCSQEAIRMMKAQSPQGGRIINNGSISAHAPRPMSAPYTATKHAISGLTKTISLDGRPFNIACGQIDIGNAATEMTERMAAGIMQADQSIKVEPRMDVDHVGQAVLHMAQLPLESNILNMTIMATKMPFVGRG